AAGTTTCAGAAGATTTTGCTGATGAACGGTGCGTGGTGAGGTTACCACGCACTTTGTTTTTTCTCAGTCTTCCATGGTATAATAAGAAAAAAACGGCGGGTGTAAAGTATGAAAATTTTGGGGCACAGGGGACTGCCGAGGCTTTATCCGGAAAACACGATGAAATCGTTTTTAGCCGCGCTAAGTTACGGAGCAGACGGGTTGGAGACGGATGTTCGACTAACTGCCGATGGTATTCCCGTTCTAATACACGACGCGGACCTATTGAGACTTGCCGGTGAAGATGTGGAAGTTGGTGAGTTGAAATTCAAAGAGTTGAAGGATTTTAACGTCGGTGGTGAACCCATTCCAACGCTCGAGGAGTTTTTAAGTGCCATTCCCCCGGGAAAGTGGATCAATCTGGAAATAAAAGAGCCGGGGGCTGGAGAGGTTACAGTAGAGTTTGCCCTATCTCACTACGATGGTCAACTAATCTTCAGCTCCTTTGAACACCAGTTGATAAACGAGCTCAAACGAAAGTACCCTAATGCAAAGTTTGGATACTTGTTCGATGAGCGCCATGAAAATCTTACATTGGACGAGGTTCGCGATTTGTTCAGGGAGCATACGTTTAGTGCGCACCTGCCGATTGAGTTCAAGATACTGGACTCAAAAAGGTTTTCAGAGATGTGTAACTTGGTAAAATCACTCAATTTGAAACTCGTGTTGTGGACGGTGAACGAACCAGCGTTGATTAGCGACATTAAAGAGTTGGTGGATTTCGTTATTACCGACGATGTGCGCTTATTTTTGTAA
This region of Fervidobacterium thailandense genomic DNA includes:
- a CDS encoding glycerophosphodiester phosphodiesterase family protein, whose protein sequence is MKILGHRGLPRLYPENTMKSFLAALSYGADGLETDVRLTADGIPVLIHDADLLRLAGEDVEVGELKFKELKDFNVGGEPIPTLEEFLSAIPPGKWINLEIKEPGAGEVTVEFALSHYDGQLIFSSFEHQLINELKRKYPNAKFGYLFDERHENLTLDEVRDLFREHTFSAHLPIEFKILDSKRFSEMCNLVKSLNLKLVLWTVNEPALISDIKELVDFVITDDVRLFL